In Rosa rugosa chromosome 4, drRosRugo1.1, whole genome shotgun sequence, the genomic stretch CTTCAAACAGAGGCATCATTGCTCTCTTGTTCGGCTTTATGAACTTTCTATGTCCCACATAAGCACGGTGACCCTGTCAAGTCAAAAATACAAAGCAGAGATGATGAGTAACGTACAGTTGGATCAAATGAACTGATATTCAGTGTTAATCTACACCTGCATAAGCATAGTATCAAGTGCTTGCCTGCATTGCTCGGCCCATGTTTCCACCATGGGAAGGCACAAAGACATCACTGCTTAGAGAGACAAGGTAGTCAATGGCAGCCAGAGCTGAAGGCTTGTTCATGTATGGAGAGAGCTCTCCTTCTTTCGCCAACATCTCCTTTGTCACCAAATTTGGAAATTCTGCCACAAGTGGCTGCAGAGCCCTGCTTTCCCCAAATGCCTCACCTCCTGCACTATATATCCGTGCACTTCTTGGCGCTCCTAGACCCTTCAGAAGCCTGTATTAGCACCCCAAACTTATGAATGTAACTTCAGGCATAAGCTACCTAAAATACAAGCCTGCATTTCTACTATAGTAGTACATACCTTGCTATTTCTAATGCATTTAGGGGACAGAGACCAGCAAGTCTCCTTTGGTTGTAGGTCATGTTCAATCGTCCTGTAAGATATTCGGGTTGAGACTCCCGAACCTTTGTGATAATGTCATCATATGCAGGGCCTAATCCGGTGAGACATCCTGTTCTGACCCACACATCCTTCTCTAGCCGGAGATGGAGTGCAATGTAAGGCCCTTCAATCCACATTCTCTTTGCTAATTGATTCCCTAGTGCTTGAATTGGTGCTGCAAATCTCAATGCATGGAAAGCAACctgaaaatcaaacaaaaattgGAACAGTTACCTCATGAACATAGCAGTAGCATGCATAGCTCAATACTAGTTGTGATTAACCTTTAACTGTACCTTACACCGAAGCTTCTGAAGATCAGGGGGGAGATTCTTTGAGAGCTTAGAATCCAGCCCTTTTAGCACAAGAAGGCCATCTCGATTCAGCTGCATAACCACATAAGTAAAATTTAAGAAGAATATGGAATTTCAATCTCAGTGCAATCAATTAACCAGAAAACAATTAATGCTTACTTGATTATAGAATCTGGCATGTATCCACTGCGGAGTAACATCGTGAGGGATCTTGTTCATAATTGTCTGTCTTGACATCAAATGTGTAGAGGGAAGATTTGACACAACTCGTACATCAGCTTGTAAAGTCCTCTTGAAGTGTGCCACATCGAAAATATCCGAAAACTCACTGCAAGCCCAGCAAAAGCCAAAGAAATTGATACACAAAAAGGAAAAGCTAGCCAGGATACTAATGCCAAAACCATTTACTTTATGCTTCTAcaatgaggaaaaaaaaagtggcCTTTCTTGTGAAACACGCATGAATCATAACCAAACTAAGCTGAAATAGAACAAACACATGTCCTATAAAAATGTACAAATCATCAAATTCAGAACAAAATGGGATAATCCCCAGTTACTTTATGCTTCTTGGATCAGAATAAAGATGGCTTTCTTGTGAAACAAGCATTAACCATAACCAAAACATGTGCTAAAAATAGTCGAAAACCCATGTCCTAATTCGATACGAAAATCCACCAAATTCAGGAGCAAAAGATCTCAAACCTTTCGTCTCCCCAGATCAAATTGACCTGCAAAACAGGCACAACCAAAACAGCCTCAAGAACCCTAGCAATGACAACAGCATCCACAATCTGATTCCTCTGCTGGTTCAGACCCCCAGAGGCCACCACCAGCAAGAACCTCCTCCTCTCCGTGACAATCTTGGCAGACGATTTTCGATACCCGAGGCCGAAATCCAAGCAGGGCCTAAACCCTTCCCCATTGGGCTGCTCCCAGAATTCCTTCTCCGCCGAGGAAAGATTAGCCCCCAAGGCCCCATGGGCCGGCAGTGGCACCATGACAGTATCCGAAAGCAGCCTCGGGTCGTCGATAAAGCCCGAAGAAGAGGTTTTCGGGGAAATGGGGGAGAGGGAAGGAGTGGAGGCAGCAGAGTGGGAACAGGGGATGATGGCAGAGTGGGTGGGGATGAGGTTGAGGATTGAGATTCCCAAGAAATTGAGGGAGAAGAGGAAACAGAGAAGGAGGATTGGGGGAGATGAGGAGGAGGGTTTGGGGAGTCTGAAACGGTGCGTTTTGGGGGAGAAGAGGAGGGTGGTGAGTGGAGAGACGACTGGGAGTAGGTAGTGGAAGAGGAATGGCGGTGGTGATGGGTTTCGTGTTGTTGTCTTGGGGCTCGTTCTTGATTTCGCCATGGGAGAAAAGGCTTGAAGTGAATCAATGGCGGTTCTGgttcgtcttcttcttcgtctctgGAATTTGGGATTTGGGTTCTGGAAATGTTGAGGGGTTTGGATTCTTGGAGAAAATAAAGCGAAGCTTGTTATGGAAGGCGAATTTCATGAACCTCGAGTCTAGAGGAAATGTCTGATTTGCCCATGGGTTTTTCATGATGGGTTTGCTAGAGGGAAGGGCGGTTTGGTCAGAGGATGTAGAcgtttctgttttgattttcccGGGAAAATAAAGAGTGGCTACTAATTCGTTAGTTAGTGAACCTATCTATCTAGCTTGTGCTGCTGAGTGTGATTAATTATTTGACTTTCTTTTGGTTAAGTATTGATTATTTGACTTTTTGGAGAGATTATTTGAAGATACTTCGAAAGTTTGAAGTGAAAAAAGCAACAAAATATGATGAGTCCCTAGCACGATTGGAAGCTTTACATACATGTAGATGCATATAGCTAATCGAATCAGAGGGCCTTTTTTTTCCTAGTGTTTACACACTATGTTTTTCTTGCTGGTGTTTACACACTATACTGCTATAGCGTAAAGAGCCGCTGTTTTTGAGTCCTAGTGATTTGAAGTTCAAGCCTTTGGAGGTACCTAAACTAGTCAGGAGAAATCAGTTATGGTTAAAAACAAGTAGGGACTCGATGTCTTAAATGAAGTATTAAAAACTATATGATTAATCTCCATATGCTTTCTCACATCTAAGCATCTATCATTAATCCGCAATCAAGTTCTGAATTATTGCAAAATTCTTGAACTCAGTGTACCCTAATTAGACAATGAGAATAATTTAAAACTTGAGAATGATAAAGATATCATGCCAAAGAAAAGATGAGCAACATATTGTAAAGTGGTTTTGACATTGTAAATTTTTGTCCAAAATGCCTCATTTCATGATCAAAATAATAGAAATTAACATCTCACTTAACATAATATCTTGGCTTGATATTTGGAACGCTGAGAAGGAATAGTCTCATACTATACTCCATACGTTAAAgaaaaatgtttattttttctattttgagtAAGGAATGCAAATTTGCAATATAGCAGACATGTTCTCCCCGTCGCTTGATGATCAAGAGTTGATGATTACTTACTATTGAAATTAGTATCAACAAATGACATTGACATTGAATAATGTTGAAGaggaaattagaaaaaaaaaaaacccaaaaaatgaagctcctattaggaaaaactcattcctatattttcttttaataccTTCCTTATAGattttaagtctataattatgatttttcttgtttttttagtttgactattttacccttctgattgaataagtaaaatattcatcaaatatagttgttgactttttagtaaAATATTCATTTCACCTCATTTACCGGAAATGAAATAGAATAATCCAACACCCTTGTCATTAACTTTCACTTGCTAATTTTGGTATTTCTAGATGAATCATAGGCCTAACTGTATAATTTTTCCTATCGTACGTACATGTGTTAAATATCATAtgagttttaacttttaacatAAGCAAATGATTTAGGTACCTATCATTTAGGAGCTCACAATTTGTACCTATCAATCAGGGAATACCTTAGGTAGAATGAACCATTGGtaaaattgcataattttgtGTATCATTCAGATGTTAAACATCGTGTGGGTTTTAACATAAGCAAATGATTTATGTACCTATCATTCAGGGAGTTCACAATTTGTACCTAAATCATTCAGAGAATGACTTAGGCACCTATAATTCCAGCTTTTGAATGTGCTCCAACCCAAGTATTGATTTAGATTAGGCtttgaatgtggagattacataacctccaacccagGTATTGATTTCAATTGCTAAAATTAAGAGTTGATTAATTATGGGCAATGTTTTTGCGCAACCGTTTCAAGACTTGCATCTGCATAAAGTTTGGGGATggtggcagctttagtaattcttaacaacaatggattttaatatttatcttatttaatagggtttttttttttttaaataaacctaattaataggtttgagtgtatattaaaacaatcTTATAGATGAGTTTAATCTAAAAGGTGTGTGTGAATTTGGGAGTTTCCCAATGTTGAATAATATACTGAAGCTTCCAACAAGCAGGATGCGTAGCGCAGAGCATCGGCGGATCCGATCTCTAGCGAAAACACTGGTCAAATAAATTTGATGATACATGACCAAACAATTCTTGATCACCATTCACCAGGTGACCTGTAAAATCAGTGTTGTTGCGCGAGTTCTAATTGGCCACAAAAATAAACGGTTGGCTTGATGAATGGGTCACTTCGGGTAAGGGCCCGTACAGCCCAAAAGAGATATTCTGAGATTCCCTGATTCAGTAAGTAAATCTCACGCAAAGCTGCAAAGCCCGCCGGCCCAAATAAAGCTAAAATCCTCAGTACAaagttacacacacacacacaacacacaagagagagagagatacaaagaaacaaactttaggggagagagagagagaggaatagCAGAAATGGCAAAGCAAGAATCAAACTGTGTAGGAAGCTCAGTCGTCTCTGACCTCATCAACTTCCTCAACGCTTGTCCCACTGCTTTTCACGCCGTCGGTAAATTCCAACTCcatcacacactctctctctcttttttcctcCATTTTCGAAGAGATCGTGATCGCGCTTTCCACCTTATCGGTTAATTTTTTGATCGGTGTTGTTAGTTTGAGTTCGAAAGTTGATTTCTTCGAGCGCTTGAATCTGTTATCTGCTTTGTTTTTTGTGTTGCAGACGAGGCGAAGAAGCGTCTGCAAACCGCGGGGTACGAGCAGGTTTTGGAGAGAGAGGATTGGAAATTGGAGGCTGGTAAAAAGTACTACTTCACCAGGAACTACTCCACCATTGTGGCTTTTGCAATCGGTAAAAAGTAAGTACCGCTTCTTCAATTTGAGCTTGTTTTCATTGAGTTTTTGCTCTCTTTGGTTTTAGACTGTGAAGGTTTACGGATTGAATGGTTGAGAAAGCTGAAGTTTGTATGTTATATTGGTTTTTATGCTCATATAGTGGCTATATTGTGCTTTAGATTTGTTGCCGGAAATGGATTCCATATAGTTGGTGCTCATACTGATAGTCCTTGTCTCAAATTGAAGCCTGTTTCCAAGGTGATGCAGTGTAATTTGTATCTGAATTGAACTGTTAAGAAAAATGATGAATGAAGAGTGTGTGAGAGCTTTGAACTCAGCATTGGTGTATCGGTGGCTTGTGCAGGTAGCTAAGGGTGGGTACTTGGAAGTGGGAGTCCAAACATATGGAGGTGGCTTGTGGCATACCTGGTTCGACCGTGACTTGACAATTGCAGGAAGGGTGATAGtaagagaagagaaagatgGTGTTGTTTCTTACTCACATAGACTTGTCCGGATTGAGGAGCCCATCATGCGGATTCCTACTCTGGCAATTCACCTGGACAGGTAATCTTGCTGTGCAATTTATTATTCACATGTTTGGGTTGTTGAGTGGTTTGTGCTTTGGACTGAGATATGcgtctatttttcatttttattggcTTGCTCTTGACAGGGATGTTAGAGAGGCGTTTAAGGTGAATGCACAGAGTCACCTTCTTCCTGTCTTGGCAACAGCAGTCAAGGTAATCTTGTAATATATTCAATTTATCGTTAGCATCCACCATCACTTTTAAGAATAATTGATTTACTCATAGTTCAATTGTTATGACTTATTAGTAGTAAATGACATAATTTGTGTTGATAAAACAGACAAAGTTTGTCTTTGAATGCTTGGGTTCAAGTACTACCATGTCATTGTTTTTCGGTCTGACTATACTACCATGACAGTCTGTGAAGATTGCATCTGGTTACATACGATGAAATGATGTAACTTCTTCAAATTTACAATTCTAGTTATATTTCTGATTAGCCACACTGGGTTCATATGTTGAATAGTTGATAAGAGTGAGAAGCCTATATGATTACTTGCATCCATGTACTTGCAAGTAGTTACTGCCATAACTTCATATTATGTGTCTGCAACtcaaattaaatataaaagaTTAAGAATGACTCTGTAAAGAATCTTAGTGCCGGACATTTACAAACTAGTTGTATCTTCCACGATACACACTCTGGTTTCTTTGCTTATTTATATGACTAAATGGCTAactatttttttcttgtatgtgtATTCACTTAGGCCTTGTATAAATGTTATTTAGGTTAGTTAGGATGTTGTATTTGATTAGTCATGCAAGTATATAGACTTGGTATAAGGTATCAAGCCATGTGTTGGTTAATAAGTCTGATTTGTTAAACGGTGCATCTGTCACATAGTTATTTATGAGGATGGTATATAATTACTGAAAGCCCAGTAACTGATGGTTTTTCTCATATATCTTTATGGGGAATTAGAGTCAATAAACTTCCCTTTGAATCTAATATTGTTTTATCTTACCTAACGAATTAATGTTTTTTAACAGGCAGAGCTCAATAAAGTAGTTGCAGAAAGTGGCCAATCTAAGGAGACAACCTCAATTAACTCAAAGCATCACTCGCTTCTGTTACAGGTCATCAGTAAACTCTAGAACTTTGGATTTCTTTGTTATGTTGGAGGATCGATTGACTTTTTAAATGTGATAATAAGAAGATTAATACTCCTTTAGATGGAATCAGATTTGGGTATGCTCTTTTGGTGATGAAATTATTCATCTACTTTCTTTCTTTCAGCTGCTTGCAGATAAGCTTGGGTGTGAACCAGAACATATAAGTGATTTTGAATTGCAAGCATGTGATACTCAACCAAGTCTAGTAGCCGGTGCAGCAAAAGAATTTATTTTCTCAGGAAGGCTTGATAATCTCTGCATGTCATTTTGTTCCCTAAAGGTAATAACATTTTGATTTCTTTAATCGAAGATTAGCAGTGGCGTTTAATACAATCAGTATTACTTTCTTATATTTCTTGTGCTTTGTGTATAAGATGAAGTATAATCTATTATGTGGTTTCAATTTGGAGAAGCtgattcatatttttttttactctaTTGTTTATATTAAGGCATTGATAGACGCAACAGCTCCTGAAAGCAACCTTGAGGATGAGACTGGTGTTAGAATGGTGGCTTTGTTTGATCACGAGGAGGTTGGATCTGACTCCGCCCAAGGGGCTGGGTCTCCAGCCATGTTGAATACTCTTTCACGAATTACACATTCCTTTACCACAGATTCTAAGGTACTGACTCTTTGATGTCCTATTAATTCCATGGTATTGGGTTTGTTTTGATAGAGAAGGGATCACTAGTTACTGCAATTTTTTGTAGATGCAGAACTCATAGAGACAACTGTAGTAATTGGTCCAGTGCCATGACATTCTGCTATATTTATTTTAGCATACACACATTCTGTAATTATCCTATTGCTTGGACAGCTTGTTTGCTTATACTGcactgtttgtttgtttgtgtttttttaatatttttaattttttttacagcTGCTTGAGAAAGCAATACAGAGAAGCTTTCTTGTATCTGCTGACATGGCCCATGCCTTGCATCCTAATTATATGGTAGGTTGTTTAATATAGTTATTTTTCCATGCTGTTAATTTGCTCTATAGTCTATACTGATATAGGGATCTTTTACAGGATAAACATGAAGACAATCATCAGCCCAAGTTGCATGGGGGACTTGTGATCAAACACAATGCAAATCAACGTTATGCAACCAATGCTGTCACTTCCTTAATATTCAGGGAGATAGCAAGGAATCACAGCCTTCCTGTCCAGGTCAGCTTATCCTGTTCTAACTAGAAAAGTTTTAGGCATTTTAAGTATATAGGCGCTTGATGTGGACACATTACATATTATAAATGGAAGTAGGAAACTGAATAAAGAATTGAAAGCCTTTCGCAGTTTTTCTTGATGGTTGAGAGTGTATCTCTATCTGTATGCAGGATTTTGTGGTTCGTAATGACATGGCCTGTGGTTCAACCATCGGTCCCATTCTTGCAAGTGGAGTGGGGATACGTACAGTAGACGTAGGTGCACCGCAGTTGTCAATGCACAGCATACGGGAAATGTGTGCTGTTGATGATGTGAAGCATTCATATGAGCATTTCAAGGCCTATTACCAAGAGTTCACTCATCTGGATGCAAAGATTAAAGTAGATGCGTAGGTATCTGATCCTCATCTTCCGAAGTTTCGTTGGAGTCGGGTGCTCTTGTGAGGTCTATGCTCTCGAGATAACCGTGGAAACATAGTAATTGCCTGTAATAAGCACCCATGAGTGGGTAAAAATGCAATGCTGAATTGATTGGCAAAGATTAAAGTGAATGTACAATGAATCGAGTAGGATAGTTCTGGTTGCACTCagagtttttactttttacttgGGAAACCCGTCTAGTTTTTTAGTTTATACTAATCACAGCCACAGAACACTCAAACTCAAGGGCTAAGACTCCATTTTGATATTtggttcacttttttttttttaacgattTTAGACTATTAGTTATGGATTCATTTTGATGGGGTCATATCCAATTCCTTAATATCCGTGAAAAAATTGAGTAAAATTTTCGATGATAATTTTGTGCTAAGCATGTGTTCTTCTATTTTATTCCCTCATATATGAAGGATGCGTAATTGCATAGTAGCTCATTATTTAGCAACAGACTGCTAAACAGTAAAACTTTGAGTAATCCATCCTCAGTTATTCATAGTGGATTCCAAGATAACAAACATACATCGTTTTGTCACACATTCTAAACTAAAACTGAAGCTTTGGAGTCTTCACTGGCTTGAGATTTAGGATGGGAGACGACATGCACGCACCATTTTGCTTTAAAAACACTAATCACACATCCTTTTATATTAGAAATTACTAGCCACACTCGTGTGTTAGATAGAATATCACCTCCCTTTAGGATTCAAACATCTCTCTTTTTGAATATCTTACCGTATCCTCCTGCTCTGTGTAGTGCCACTGTGCCGTGAGTAAAAGACCCCCTCATTATGTTTTTATACAAAGAAATGACTCGAATAATGATGATCTAATATCGATAGCATTGCATCTGCCTCCATGACAGAGATTGATGCAGAGGAATGAGAGGAGGTCGAGattaagagagagagggagagagatcaAGGACTGGGCAACTTTTAAGACTAGTTAGAGGAGAGTAATAATGTTATATACAATCTTTCTGAGGCACTTATTGGGATAAGTACAATCAGAATTGATTAATGACTCTGATTCTGAGCTGACTCAGGATTTCGACTGTGATTTCTTTGAATATCATTTTCAAAATTGTATTTGAATATCCTTGTTTTAAGGGTCTGATTGTGAGCTGAATGAGAACTGATTATGGAGTCAACTCAATTTGTGATCATATTGCTGCTAGGGTTTGTGTAAAAATCTGCTTCGAGTCCTTTGTAAGTATATTTGCATATAACAGGATATCAAGTGGCCAGGCATTCGAACAGATAACATGTGCATCAAAGTAACGCATAAGATTATGATCAGAAGTTAACCAACACTAACTTTTTCAATTACGAAAAAAAGGTTCAGTAAAATTTTATTTGACAGGTTACTTCTCTAATTAAACTCTTTAAGAGTTGACAGCAGCCGGTGCTTTCAGTTTGAAATTCAACACATGAGCAGAAAATCATCTAACTCAATTGTATATCAGAATACAAGTGATCAAAAAAACTTGGGCTTTTGGATGAATCATCCAGGAGGACCATGTTTTACGACGAGAGCACTTTCTGAACCTCAACAGTGACCTCTTTCGGAGGTTTCTCAGCTGGAAGATTGGCAACAACTCCTTTCTTGGAATAATAATCAATAACCTGCAATTCCAGATAATGATCCCCATTAGAGAAACTGATTAGCAGCACCAAGGAAAACCATGCAAATTGTGAATGGTACAACAAACAAGAAATTTGAGATGCATATCtaacacaaacaaaaagcaaTAGCAAAGAATGCAACGAAATGAATAATAATACGCAGATACTGAATATAAAAACGTAACTGAAGACTAGAgaagtttatgaacagtgaaagATTTCTCCTCAAGTGATTAATCCAGATTATTTATATAGCAAGCACTTATTGCCTTGGGTTATCAGATTGTTACGGTAATTCACTACAgttcttaaaaaaaatatttaaaaaaaaaactttaaagaAAAGACACATATCATCACCAGAAGAAAAAACAACATAAGCACACTTGCATAAGAAAGTGGTCATTATAAACTTCAGAACACTGAATAAGGTATAGGTAAATTTCTCATGACCAGAGAAGGTCATTATAAACTTCAATCATGTACTGGGAATCATGGAAAGAACTAGACTGACAAGGATAAATCATGCACAATTCAACTAATCCAGTTTTCTTCCttatcaaaaattaaatctaaTGGAAAGAAGAAGCCTTACTGGTTCAGTTTGCTTGTGAAATGCTTCCAGCCTTGACTTGAGAACGGCTGCAGTATCATCCTTACGTTGAATGAGAGGCTCTCCAGTTACCTTCAACAAAGCAAGAAATCATGATATTTAGATGGAATTTGAAGCTCAAGTACAGTATGCTTACAACCATACACAATAGGCTCGAGTATAGTATGCTGCTTTTGTTTTCCAACAGTCGATGTTTCTTGCATAATAGTCTTAGATGCGTGAATGATGCTATTCTaactaaaagataaaaaaattaaaaataaaaataaaaggtaCAGCCTTCTTACATCATCAACACCAGGAACCTTGGGTGGTGCAAATTTTGTGTGATAGCTTCTGCCACTGGATGGGTGAATCCAGCGACCTGTAATCCTCTCTTCCAAGATTGAGTCATCAATTGCAAAGTTGAGCACCTTATCAACCTTAACTCCACGATTTTGGAGCATCTCATCTAGCTGCAATATAACCCTACTATTAGTACACAAGGACACAAAAAGGGATACTTTTGAGTATAAGATACTTCAGCAATATTTATTCCAACAAACATTATATAAATACAGCACCTTCTGTGCTTGGACCACAGTTCTCGGAAATCCATCAAGAATGAAACCTTTCTGGCAAGAAGGCTTCTTCAATGCTTCATCAATGATGCCCACAACCAGGTCATCAGAAACAAGTTCTCCCTGAAATATAGTAAAACTATCCGATTAGCAATCTATTGCGAGATACAGAAAAGTATGAAGACGAAGATGGTGATATGGtaaaacaacaaagaaagagaGGATTCACCTTCTCCATAGCCTCCTTAGCTTTAACGCCAAGAGGAGTCTTAGCAGCAACAGCGGATCTCAACATATCGCCGGTAGCCAAGTGGCACAAGCAGTACTCGTCCTTAATAACAGGCGATTGGGTACCTTTTCCTGAGCCAGGTGGACCTGCAGGACAATTTGCAACCACAATCAGGTTTCCATCCTTACTCAGACACTTGAAAACCGTCAGGAAAGAAAAGCATGCAGAGCTCATTGCCATAGAAACCAAGCATAATGTGAGACAAACATTCCTAAACACTCAACAAAATTGGCCCTCGAGTATCAGAAGTCATCACCGTAAGAGGAAACACGGGGAATACAACTCTAAAACTCATAGTTCTCTCCTTTTTCCCCCTCTCAGTTTGCACAAGGTGGGGATAATGATCTCAACTTAAACAACACACACAGATACCTACATGTGTATACAATGCACTAGCGGGTGGGATGTGAACATGCCGGAATTCCTCAGCATGACATCCTTTGGAAACGAATGACTCCGCATTGTACTGCTCACTAGAGAAGAAACTAGCGACAGAGAGAGACAGATGAAtacacaattgttcaaacatccAAAATTCTGATTTATAAGTACAGTGTAAGAGGGCAACAACATTAAAATTTCTtcactcaaacaaacaaaaatctcATTCACTAACTGAGCAGAAGAAAGAAATCTGAGTACATGGTCATACAGCCATCTAATTCACAAGTCACAAACACAAAAAAGCATCAAACTTTGGAATCAGAAGAGCATCAAATTGACCTGGATCTGAGCGGCGTTcataaaaatcaaaactttttTCACCCAAAATTGGCGCACagaacaaaaatcaaaataaaaatcaaaacttgTAGAGTCGTATACTACAAAGGGATAGATACAGTAGGTGAATGTAGGGACTCACCCACAAGAATGAGGCGCTTGTCAGGCTTGGTGGAGCACTTCAAACGACGAAGCACCTCACTGAAAAGATCGGCGGAGGGCACATCTTCCAAGTTCGACATCAGAGTGGTTActgggttagggttttggtCTGTGGCTCTGAGATCGAACAAGAGAttgggatttttgttttttttttaaggtcaGAGAGAGGCCTGAAAGAGAGGTTGTTGTGTACTAGTTCAGAGGACTTCGGACCTTCCAATGCTTTGAACTCAAGCAGCCGTTTTCACCTAACCAGCCTCGGTCATGTGAAATGCCTTC encodes the following:
- the LOC133706709 gene encoding O-fucosyltransferase 37 → MAKSRTSPKTTTRNPSPPPFLFHYLLPVVSPLTTLLFSPKTHRFRLPKPSSSSPPILLLCFLFSLNFLGISILNLIPTHSAIIPCSHSAASTPSLSPISPKTSSSGFIDDPRLLSDTVMVPLPAHGALGANLSSAEKEFWEQPNGEGFRPCLDFGLGYRKSSAKIVTERRRFLLVVASGGLNQQRNQIVDAVVIARVLEAVLVVPVLQVNLIWGDESEFSDIFDVAHFKRTLQADVRVVSNLPSTHLMSRQTIMNKIPHDVTPQWIHARFYNQLNRDGLLVLKGLDSKLSKNLPPDLQKLRCKVAFHALRFAAPIQALGNQLAKRMWIEGPYIALHLRLEKDVWVRTGCLTGLGPAYDDIITKVRESQPEYLTGRLNMTYNQRRLAGLCPLNALEIARLLKGLGAPRSARIYSAGGEAFGESRALQPLVAEFPNLVTKEMLAKEGELSPYMNKPSALAAIDYLVSLSSDVFVPSHGGNMGRAMQGHRAYVGHRKFIKPNKRAMMPLFEDTSISDDEFGSIMRELHKSQGKPEPRGYMRNRDVISHPVPECMCKHKTGIF
- the LOC133746455 gene encoding probable aspartyl aminopeptidase encodes the protein MAKQESNCVGSSVVSDLINFLNACPTAFHAVDEAKKRLQTAGYEQVLEREDWKLEAGKKYYFTRNYSTIVAFAIGKKFVAGNGFHIVGAHTDSPCLKLKPVSKVAKGGYLEVGVQTYGGGLWHTWFDRDLTIAGRVIVREEKDGVVSYSHRLVRIEEPIMRIPTLAIHLDRDVREAFKVNAQSHLLPVLATAVKAELNKVVAESGQSKETTSINSKHHSLLLQLLADKLGCEPEHISDFELQACDTQPSLVAGAAKEFIFSGRLDNLCMSFCSLKALIDATAPESNLEDETGVRMVALFDHEEVGSDSAQGAGSPAMLNTLSRITHSFTTDSKLLEKAIQRSFLVSADMAHALHPNYMDKHEDNHQPKLHGGLVIKHNANQRYATNAVTSLIFREIARNHSLPVQDFVVRNDMACGSTIGPILASGVGIRTVDVGAPQLSMHSIREMCAVDDVKHSYEHFKAYYQEFTHLDAKIKVDA
- the LOC133743892 gene encoding adenylate kinase 4, with the translated sequence MSNLEDVPSADLFSEVLRRLKCSTKPDKRLILVGPPGSGKGTQSPVIKDEYCLCHLATGDMLRSAVAAKTPLGVKAKEAMEKGELVSDDLVVGIIDEALKKPSCQKGFILDGFPRTVVQAQKLDEMLQNRGVKVDKVLNFAIDDSILEERITGRWIHPSSGRSYHTKFAPPKVPGVDDVTGEPLIQRKDDTAAVLKSRLEAFHKQTEPVIDYYSKKGVVANLPAEKPPKEVTVEVQKVLSS